One Alkaliphilus sp. B6464 genomic window carries:
- a CDS encoding MFS transporter translates to MKKYQINILIAITFFSMILLGILESIRGVLIPSIQNFYHIDYKEIGIFLFIASLGYVIANFFGGNTADSLGQKRLLLLGVLLITLGTLGMAVSRSYIFFIVSVAILNYGFGSISIGANTLTPVVFKNNQGMMMNLLHFFYGLGATIGPRYAGVALDYKWSWQEIYSATLIIIVIYTIFVLTSTFPRIEGVRSEEKVPLMEVLRNKKVLLFSFVLGFYVAAELGVANWLTTYLQISKNIDSLKSATYLSLFFGVFTFGRLIGGFIVEKLGYFRSIIAFLIIALLLFIIGTTASKQLVILISLSGFFFSIIYPTTFALLLKEFDKGASTVIGVVITISSATNMIGNAVIGQINDMFGVNVGFRLVALFLLITVALVLILKKDITFENQI, encoded by the coding sequence ATGAAAAAATACCAAATTAATATATTAATTGCGATTACATTTTTTTCTATGATCTTGTTAGGAATTTTAGAAAGTATTAGAGGTGTGTTAATACCGTCTATTCAAAACTTTTATCATATAGATTATAAAGAGATAGGTATTTTTTTATTTATAGCTAGTTTAGGATATGTTATAGCGAATTTTTTTGGTGGGAATACTGCAGATTCATTAGGACAAAAGAGGCTATTATTGTTAGGCGTTTTACTTATAACATTAGGAACATTGGGAATGGCTGTTTCAAGAAGTTATATTTTTTTTATAGTTTCTGTAGCTATACTAAATTATGGTTTTGGAAGCATAAGTATAGGTGCAAATACACTTACACCTGTTGTATTTAAAAACAATCAGGGTATGATGATGAATTTATTACATTTCTTTTATGGATTAGGCGCTACAATTGGACCACGTTATGCAGGTGTAGCCTTAGACTATAAATGGTCTTGGCAAGAAATTTACAGTGCAACTTTAATAATAATAGTAATCTATACAATATTTGTATTAACTAGTACTTTTCCAAGGATAGAAGGAGTACGTTCTGAAGAAAAGGTTCCTTTAATGGAAGTATTACGTAATAAGAAAGTTTTATTATTTTCATTTGTACTTGGATTTTACGTAGCTGCCGAGTTGGGTGTTGCAAACTGGCTAACAACTTATCTTCAGATTAGCAAAAATATTGATTCATTAAAAAGTGCAACATATCTTTCTTTATTTTTTGGAGTTTTTACCTTTGGAAGGCTTATAGGTGGTTTTATAGTAGAAAAATTGGGGTATTTTAGAAGTATAATTGCATTTTTAATAATAGCTTTACTACTATTTATTATAGGTACTACAGCCTCAAAACAATTAGTTATCCTTATTTCATTATCTGGATTTTTTTTCTCAATCATTTATCCTACTACATTTGCTTTATTATTAAAGGAATTTGATAAGGGAGCGAGTACAGTTATTGGAGTAGTTATAACTATTAGTTCTGCAACAAATATGATAGGGAATGCAGTAATTGGTCAGATTAATGATATGTTTGGAGTAAACGTAGGATTTAGACTAGTTGCTTTATTTTTACTTATAACTGTTGCATTGGTTTTGATATTAAAGAAAGATATTACTTTTGAAAATCAAATTTAA
- a CDS encoding TldD/PmbA family protein, translating into MLDKRLIEDIIMAALSTGGDFAEVFVEDKYNTGITMIGGKVDSSISGRDFGIGIRIFKGLNSVYAYTNQHTREVLIDTAIKASGAIQGFKQDIVLDFTKYNYENINPIKYLPNTISKSKKVNVMREANEAANSYSDRISQVTIRYIDEDQKILVANSEGRFAEDQRVRTRIAIQSIASKNNEMQTGSYGPGAHMGFEFYDKIDVKEYAREASRIAITMLDAEPCPSGKFPVIIDNKFGGVIFHEACGHGLEATSVAKKNSVFADKIEEKVASSVVTAIDDGTIPNAWGSSNIDDEGEPTKKNILIENGILKGYMIDKLNARRMEMDVTGSSRRQSYKFAPTSRMTNTYIAAGNSTPEEIIANTEFGIYAKYMGGGSVNPATGDFNFAVMEGYLVRNGKIDKPLRGATLIGNGPNILHKIDMVGNNLDYGQGMCGSASGSIPTDVGQPTIRVSEITVGGRKGEK; encoded by the coding sequence ATGTTAGATAAAAGGCTTATAGAAGACATAATTATGGCTGCATTATCAACAGGGGGAGATTTTGCGGAGGTATTTGTAGAGGACAAGTACAATACAGGTATCACTATGATAGGTGGTAAGGTGGATAGCAGTATTTCTGGTAGAGATTTTGGTATTGGAATTAGAATTTTTAAAGGGTTAAATAGTGTATATGCATATACAAACCAGCATACTAGAGAAGTGTTAATAGATACAGCTATTAAAGCTAGTGGAGCAATCCAAGGCTTTAAACAAGATATTGTGTTGGATTTTACAAAATATAATTATGAAAATATTAATCCAATAAAATACTTACCAAATACAATTAGTAAAAGTAAAAAGGTTAATGTAATGAGGGAAGCCAATGAAGCTGCCAATAGTTATAGTGATCGTATTTCTCAGGTTACTATAAGATACATAGATGAGGATCAAAAAATATTAGTTGCTAATTCTGAAGGTAGATTTGCAGAAGACCAGAGGGTTAGAACAAGAATTGCAATTCAATCTATAGCTTCTAAAAATAATGAGATGCAAACAGGTTCATATGGTCCAGGTGCACATATGGGATTTGAATTCTATGATAAAATAGATGTTAAAGAGTACGCAAGAGAAGCATCTAGAATTGCAATTACAATGTTAGATGCAGAGCCTTGCCCAAGTGGTAAGTTTCCAGTAATAATAGATAATAAATTTGGTGGAGTTATTTTTCATGAAGCTTGTGGTCATGGGTTAGAAGCAACTTCCGTGGCCAAAAAGAATTCTGTATTCGCAGATAAAATTGAGGAAAAGGTGGCATCTAGCGTTGTTACTGCTATAGATGACGGAACAATTCCGAATGCTTGGGGATCTTCTAATATTGATGATGAAGGAGAACCGACTAAAAAGAACATATTAATAGAAAATGGTATTCTAAAAGGATATATGATAGACAAATTAAATGCTAGAAGAATGGAAATGGATGTAACAGGTTCATCACGTAGACAATCCTATAAATTTGCTCCTACATCTAGAATGACAAATACATATATAGCAGCTGGTAATTCCACTCCAGAAGAGATTATTGCCAATACAGAGTTTGGTATTTATGCAAAATATATGGGAGGAGGATCGGTTAATCCTGCTACTGGAGACTTTAACTTTGCCGTTATGGAGGGGTATTTGGTTAGAAATGGTAAAATAGACAAACCATTAAGAGGAGCTACTTTAATAGGAAATGGTCCTAATATACTTCATAAAATTGATATGGTGGGAAACAACCTGGATTATGGTCAAGGTATGTGTGGCTCTGCTAGTGGATCAATACCTACAGATGTTGGCCAGCCTACAATTAGAGTAAGCGAAATTACTGTCGGTGGCAGAAAGGGGGAGAAATAG
- a CDS encoding Cof-type HAD-IIB family hydrolase: MYKPYRIFATDMDGTLLNYRKEISEVNLKAMRDLHKEGIEVVVCTGRSFATVKQYLEQLDFPCWLISNNGSVIRNKSRQIVSTTYMKQTVLQKVIRILEKEDVYFHASDEEYYYIKSIYERIKMVSNYVSRVEKSKIKAFWRPIYEVLFSNTHKKVNFNSFIHNGGKITSIFVVSRNSEKINSIKAKLANVEGIDVSSSGKDNIEILDKGATKAHGLAKLLSKLNISSDEIVTVGDNFNDLTMIKYAGLGVAMGNSEAEIKEHADWITKTNEEDGVAHLIYEKVIKLKEVAME; encoded by the coding sequence ATGTATAAACCATACAGGATTTTTGCAACCGATATGGATGGAACATTGCTAAATTATAGGAAGGAAATATCGGAAGTAAATTTAAAGGCTATGAGAGATTTGCATAAGGAAGGCATTGAAGTTGTCGTATGCACTGGAAGATCCTTTGCCACAGTTAAGCAGTACTTAGAACAACTAGATTTTCCATGTTGGCTTATTAGTAATAATGGATCTGTTATTAGAAATAAAAGCAGACAAATAGTTTCAACTACTTATATGAAACAAACGGTTTTACAAAAGGTGATTAGAATATTGGAAAAAGAAGATGTATATTTCCATGCCAGTGATGAGGAATATTACTACATTAAAAGTATATACGAGCGAATTAAAATGGTTAGTAACTATGTATCTAGGGTAGAAAAATCTAAAATTAAGGCGTTTTGGCGTCCTATTTATGAAGTTTTATTTTCTAATACCCATAAAAAAGTTAATTTTAACTCTTTTATTCATAATGGTGGAAAAATAACGAGTATATTTGTAGTAAGTAGAAACAGTGAAAAAATTAATAGTATAAAGGCAAAACTAGCTAATGTAGAAGGTATTGATGTGTCTAGTTCTGGTAAAGACAACATAGAAATCTTAGACAAAGGAGCTACTAAGGCTCACGGTCTTGCAAAATTATTATCAAAGTTAAATATTTCTTCAGATGAAATAGTGACGGTTGGAGATAACTTTAATGATCTTACTATGATAAAATATGCGGGTTTGGGTGTAGCCATGGGAAATAGTGAAGCAGAAATAAAAGAACATGCAGATTGGATTACAAAAACTAATGAAGAAGATGGAGTGGCTCATTTAATATATGAAAAGGTAATTAAACTCAAGGAAGTTGCTATGGAATAA
- the rodA gene encoding rod shape-determining protein RodA, translating into MRIDTRLFKKIDFGLIVVVLLICIIGVVVVGSATYSLGSERYIRTQVISILIGVVAIVVIMFIDYNTFARMYIPIYIACNTMLLAVFIFGQGSESWGANRWIRIGSFGFQPSDFAKLGIIICLAKFLDDKKNDLHKPMVLLKVLLFAGFPMVLILAQPDLGTSLIFAAFVFGMIFVAGLKYKYIVIAGVVGLVSAPLAWFGVLRPYQRKRVLIFLNPEQDPLGDGYHTLQSRVAVGAGQLWGKGLFNGTSNQFGFLPEKHTDFIFSVVAEELGFIGVVVLILLYLIMLYKCINIAREAKDDFGAYLVTGVTFMLAFHIFLNIAMTIGLAPVTGKPLPFVSYGGTFMLTNMMALGIVLNVNMRRDKINF; encoded by the coding sequence TTGAGAATTGATACTAGATTATTTAAGAAGATAGATTTTGGATTAATAGTAGTTGTACTATTAATATGTATTATAGGAGTGGTTGTAGTTGGTAGTGCTACTTATAGCCTAGGAAGTGAGCGTTATATAAGAACTCAGGTTATTTCGATATTGATAGGCGTAGTAGCTATTGTTGTTATTATGTTTATAGATTACAATACATTTGCAAGAATGTATATACCAATATATATTGCATGTAATACTATGCTTTTAGCCGTATTTATATTTGGACAAGGAAGTGAGTCTTGGGGAGCAAATCGTTGGATTAGAATTGGTAGCTTTGGTTTTCAACCTTCAGATTTTGCTAAGTTAGGTATAATTATTTGTTTGGCAAAGTTTTTAGATGATAAGAAAAACGATCTTCATAAACCTATGGTTCTTTTAAAAGTATTATTATTTGCTGGATTTCCAATGGTATTAATATTGGCGCAACCAGATTTAGGAACAAGTTTAATTTTTGCAGCATTTGTATTTGGAATGATTTTTGTTGCAGGATTAAAGTATAAATATATAGTTATTGCAGGTGTCGTCGGATTAGTGTCAGCCCCTCTAGCTTGGTTTGGAGTGTTACGTCCATATCAACGAAAGCGTGTTTTAATATTTTTAAATCCAGAGCAGGATCCACTAGGTGACGGGTACCATACCCTTCAATCCAGAGTTGCAGTAGGAGCAGGACAGCTTTGGGGTAAAGGATTATTTAATGGCACATCTAATCAATTTGGATTTTTACCAGAAAAGCATACAGATTTTATATTTTCAGTAGTAGCTGAAGAATTAGGTTTTATAGGAGTTGTGGTACTTATTCTTCTTTATTTAATTATGCTGTATAAGTGTATAAATATTGCAAGAGAAGCAAAGGATGACTTTGGTGCCTATTTAGTTACAGGTGTTACATTTATGCTAGCATTTCATATTTTTCTAAATATTGCTATGACTATAGGTCTTGCCCCAGTTACAGGAAAACCATTACCATTTGTTAGCTATGGTGGAACATTTATGTTAACTAATATGATGGCACTTGGTATTGTGTTAAATGTTAATATGAGAAGGGATAAAATAAACTTTTAA
- a CDS encoding DUF1385 domain-containing protein, whose protein sequence is MKIGGYSHFNGITFFCDVFKIKGSRKNNDIIYDIEWIVPPKWLRKLENKFILGGILVAYYQWKVLDKKIKSLFLFLIGFYLMDEIMDLTFIDKYLDYYGSKLGIYFIITTLIIVALNYKRILRVFRYHGAEHKAINCFVEHGYVDLYLIKKASRFNKRCGSNIASIFLLLYIPIWVLNVDSLTAIVIIFLIALQITKILALKNFRWDKYIQILQWVTALEPREEEIEVAIGTFNQLQRGYYIYQSEVTKGIRKI, encoded by the coding sequence ATGAAAATAGGTGGATATTCTCACTTTAATGGGATCACTTTTTTTTGTGATGTATTTAAAATTAAGGGAAGTAGGAAGAATAATGATATTATTTATGATATAGAATGGATAGTGCCTCCAAAGTGGCTAAGAAAATTAGAAAATAAATTTATTCTGGGAGGAATTCTAGTAGCGTATTATCAATGGAAGGTATTAGACAAAAAAATAAAAAGCTTATTTTTGTTTTTAATAGGATTTTATCTAATGGACGAAATCATGGATTTAACTTTTATAGATAAGTATTTAGACTACTATGGTAGTAAATTGGGTATTTATTTTATTATAACTACTTTAATTATAGTAGCATTAAATTATAAAAGGATATTGAGAGTATTTAGATATCATGGTGCAGAGCATAAGGCAATTAATTGTTTTGTGGAACATGGATATGTAGACCTATACTTAATAAAAAAGGCTTCTAGATTTAACAAAAGGTGCGGTTCTAATATAGCTAGTATATTTCTATTATTATATATACCAATATGGGTTTTAAATGTAGATTCATTAACAGCCATAGTTATTATTTTTTTAATTGCTCTTCAAATAACAAAAATTTTAGCACTAAAAAATTTTAGGTGGGATAAATATATTCAAATTCTTCAGTGGGTTACTGCACTAGAACCTAGAGAAGAGGAAATTGAGGTTGCTATAGGTACTTTTAATCAATTACAGAGAGGATACTATATATATCAATCTGAAGTAACTAAAGGTATAAGGAAAATTTGA
- a CDS encoding ferritin has product MVSEKLLDTFNQQLKYEFEAANIYLAMAAYCKAEDLEGFANFFIVQAEEERFHAMKFFNFIDEIGERIVMSGYDNPNNSYDSLEDVFTAALKHEQKVTAQINNLMSLALEEKHYASVNFLNWFIDEQVEEEAMFSALIAKIKRVTNSPEGIYMLDNELAQRTFVPPAE; this is encoded by the coding sequence ATGGTTTCAGAAAAATTATTAGATACTTTTAATCAACAACTAAAGTATGAATTTGAAGCTGCTAATATTTATTTAGCTATGGCAGCATATTGCAAGGCTGAGGATTTAGAAGGCTTTGCTAACTTCTTCATAGTTCAAGCTGAGGAAGAAAGATTCCATGCTATGAAATTTTTTAACTTCATCGATGAAATAGGAGAAAGAATAGTTATGTCTGGTTACGACAATCCAAACAATTCCTATGATTCACTAGAAGATGTTTTTACTGCAGCATTAAAGCATGAACAAAAAGTTACAGCACAAATCAACAATCTTATGAGTTTAGCATTAGAAGAAAAACACTATGCATCAGTTAACTTCCTAAATTGGTTTATTGATGAGCAAGTAGAAGAAGAGGCTATGTTCTCTGCACTTATTGCTAAGATAAAAAGAGTAACAAATAGTCCTGAAGGAATTTATATGCTAGATAACGAACTAGCTCAAAGAACTTTCGTTCCTCCAGCAGAATAA
- the mgtE gene encoding magnesium transporter: MNEKILELIHEKKFGLLKEELTEIMPVDIAEIFDELDKKNTIILFRLLQKDQAADVFSYLTSQQRRDIVSAIHETQLKEILEELYFDDKIDFLEEMPANAVKKILASSTEEERKLINQFLNYPDNSAGSIMTIEYVDLKKEMTVKEALADIKKTGVDKETIYTCYVLNKKRKLEGIVSLRKLVLLDENLLIEEIMNEDFIVTHTMDDQEEVANLFKKYDLITLPVVDKEDRLVGIITIDDIMDVIDQEATEDFQRMAAMEPTDVEYLHAGVFSLARQRIVWLLVLMLSATLTGGVIKRYESILETAVLLMVYVPMLMDSAGNAGSQSSTLVIRGLALGEIRLEDYLKVFWKELRVSLIVGASLSIVNFVRVIAIEKVAINIALTVSITLLITIVMAKVIGGILPIAAKKLKLDPAIMAGPLITTIVDALALIVYFNIAHLLLGL, encoded by the coding sequence ATGAATGAAAAAATATTAGAACTTATTCATGAGAAGAAATTTGGGCTATTAAAAGAGGAATTAACAGAAATTATGCCTGTGGATATAGCAGAAATATTCGACGAGTTGGATAAGAAAAATACTATCATACTTTTTAGGCTATTACAAAAGGACCAAGCAGCAGATGTATTTTCCTATTTAACTTCTCAACAAAGAAGAGATATTGTATCAGCGATACATGAAACACAGTTAAAAGAAATATTAGAGGAATTATATTTTGATGATAAAATAGACTTCCTTGAGGAAATGCCGGCTAATGCAGTTAAAAAAATTCTGGCATCTTCTACAGAAGAAGAAAGAAAGTTGATTAATCAATTTTTAAACTACCCAGATAATTCTGCAGGAAGCATTATGACTATTGAATATGTTGATCTTAAAAAAGAGATGACTGTAAAAGAAGCACTTGCAGACATAAAAAAAACTGGTGTAGATAAAGAAACAATATATACCTGTTATGTATTAAACAAAAAAAGAAAGCTTGAGGGTATTGTTTCTTTAAGAAAATTAGTACTATTGGATGAAAATCTACTTATTGAAGAAATTATGAATGAAGATTTCATTGTAACCCATACTATGGATGATCAAGAAGAAGTTGCAAATTTATTTAAAAAATACGATTTGATTACATTACCAGTAGTAGATAAAGAAGATAGATTGGTTGGTATAATTACAATAGATGATATTATGGATGTCATTGACCAAGAGGCTACGGAAGACTTTCAAAGAATGGCTGCTATGGAGCCAACGGACGTGGAATATCTACATGCAGGAGTGTTTTCATTAGCAAGACAAAGGATTGTTTGGCTATTGGTATTAATGCTTTCAGCAACATTGACTGGTGGAGTTATTAAAAGGTATGAATCTATACTTGAAACTGCGGTATTATTAATGGTCTATGTACCTATGTTAATGGATTCTGCAGGAAATGCAGGGTCTCAATCTTCAACATTAGTTATTAGAGGATTAGCGCTAGGCGAAATAAGACTAGAAGATTATCTAAAAGTATTTTGGAAGGAACTGCGAGTAAGTTTAATTGTTGGGGCTTCCTTATCAATTGTAAATTTTGTTAGAGTTATAGCTATAGAAAAAGTAGCAATAAATATTGCTCTAACAGTTTCAATTACTTTATTAATTACTATAGTGATGGCAAAGGTGATTGGTGGGATATTACCAATTGCAGCTAAAAAACTAAAGTTAGATCCAGCAATTATGGCTGGACCACTCATTACCACTATTGTAGATGCATTAGCATTAATTGTATATTTTAATATTGCACATTTATTGTTGGGACTTTAA
- a CDS encoding alpha/beta-type small acid-soluble spore protein translates to MTDNNRSSNKIVVPEARQALNSMKAEIASELGLSNYESTDKGNLTSRQNGYVGGYMTKRLVETAQRQLSGK, encoded by the coding sequence ATGACAGATAACAACAGAAGTTCTAACAAAATAGTAGTTCCTGAAGCTAGACAAGCTTTAAACTCAATGAAGGCAGAAATCGCTAGCGAACTAGGATTAAGCAACTATGAGAGTACTGATAAAGGTAACCTAACATCTAGACAAAACGGATATGTTGGCGGTTACATGACTAAAAGATTAGTTGAGACTGCTCAAAGACAATTAAGCGGAAAATAA
- a CDS encoding cation:proton antiporter, with the protein MDVLFKISIVLLVGILGGRLAKRFSLPNVTGYLVAGLFIGPSFFKLITDQDVQAFSIINQIALAAIAFSIGSEFDLKDMLKVGRSIVIITLAEAIGAILLVFIVTYYIFDQSFVFSIVIASMSAATAPAATIMVIRQYKANGPLTRTILPVVAIDDAVGIMAFGIAMSMAKLSLGSMDSSFLQMIGNPLIEIFGSLILGFILGILLTYVANRANSQEELLSMMLASIFAGTGIANALALSPLLTCMMLGATLVNLMHNSNRVFTIANDFTPPIYLLFFTLAGASLHLSVLAKVGALGIGYIIARAAGKMVGAALGSKAVKADDVIVKYLGLALLPQGGVSIGLSMIVRQQLPQFSEAITTVILFSVFVYEVSGPILSKIAIQKAGEINGAERATDSILEKTIEQAC; encoded by the coding sequence TTGGATGTACTTTTTAAAATAAGCATCGTATTATTAGTAGGTATTCTTGGCGGAAGATTAGCTAAACGCTTTAGTCTTCCTAATGTAACTGGATATTTAGTAGCTGGATTATTTATTGGTCCATCTTTTTTTAAGTTAATTACGGACCAAGATGTTCAGGCTTTTTCAATTATCAATCAAATTGCATTAGCTGCTATTGCTTTTAGTATAGGTAGTGAGTTTGACTTAAAGGATATGCTAAAAGTAGGTAGAAGTATTGTTATTATTACATTAGCTGAAGCTATTGGAGCAATACTTTTAGTATTTATAGTGACATATTATATATTTGATCAATCCTTTGTATTCAGTATTGTAATAGCATCAATGTCAGCTGCTACAGCTCCCGCTGCTACAATTATGGTAATTAGGCAGTATAAAGCTAATGGCCCTTTAACTAGAACTATATTACCAGTTGTCGCAATAGATGATGCTGTTGGTATTATGGCCTTCGGTATTGCAATGTCTATGGCTAAATTATCACTTGGATCAATGGACAGCTCATTTTTACAGATGATTGGCAATCCACTTATTGAAATTTTTGGTTCTCTTATATTAGGCTTTATATTAGGAATCTTATTAACATATGTAGCAAACAGAGCAAATAGTCAAGAAGAGCTGTTATCAATGATGCTAGCATCAATTTTTGCTGGAACAGGCATAGCTAATGCACTAGCTCTATCACCTCTTTTAACTTGTATGATGCTTGGAGCAACACTTGTAAATTTAATGCACAATTCAAACCGTGTATTTACAATTGCAAATGATTTCACACCTCCAATTTACTTATTATTCTTTACATTGGCAGGAGCAAGTTTACATTTAAGTGTTCTAGCTAAGGTTGGAGCATTAGGTATAGGATACATTATAGCAAGGGCTGCTGGTAAAATGGTAGGGGCTGCCTTAGGCTCAAAGGCAGTAAAGGCAGATGATGTAATTGTTAAATATTTAGGACTTGCCCTATTGCCACAGGGTGGCGTTTCCATAGGTTTGTCTATGATTGTTAGACAGCAACTCCCTCAATTTAGTGAAGCCATAACCACTGTTATTCTTTTTAGTGTATTTGTATATGAAGTTTCTGGCCCTATTCTATCGAAGATTGCAATTCAGAAAGCTGGAGAAATTAACGGAGCAGAAAGAGCCACAGATAGTATATTAGAAAAAACTATAGAACAAGCCTGTTAG
- a CDS encoding TldD/PmbA family protein has product MDIDKLKELIFEHGKNEGFTDMEVYYQSNSEFSCRVFKGEVDDYSTSQEGGISFRGLYNGQMGYAYTEKIDESATEILIEIAKENAEIIESDDNEIIFKGSKLYNKIDLYSEELANIPTERKLDFIKEVEKKAYELDKRVVNVGYCTYKDYENEKMLYNTNKLNKKEKSNIAVAYLSAVVQEKEEIQSADAFKVGQNFRDFDAESLAKKAVDRAISYLGAKPVESKSYTILLENTAAADLLGTFVGVFSAENVQKGRSLLKNKLGEAIGSLPLTIIDDPFMVDGVANRSFDSEGVASEKVSVIEEGILHSLLHNLKTAEKEGVQSTGHGYKASYKGTITIAPSNFYIQPGLNTYEDLMNSINEGLIITELEGLHAGANPVSGDFSLAAKGYYVKDGKIERPVNQITIASNFYEVLQNIEAVGDDLAFTFPSAGYIGSPTLKIKNISVAGE; this is encoded by the coding sequence ATGGATATAGATAAACTAAAGGAACTAATCTTTGAACATGGAAAAAATGAAGGTTTTACTGATATGGAAGTATATTATCAAAGTAATAGTGAATTTAGCTGCAGAGTCTTTAAAGGAGAAGTAGATGATTATTCAACATCACAAGAAGGAGGTATATCCTTTAGAGGACTTTATAATGGACAGATGGGATATGCCTACACGGAAAAAATTGATGAAAGTGCTACGGAAATTTTGATAGAAATAGCTAAGGAAAATGCTGAAATTATTGAAAGTGATGATAATGAAATCATATTTAAAGGATCAAAACTTTATAACAAAATTGATTTATATTCAGAAGAGCTAGCAAATATACCTACAGAACGTAAGCTTGACTTTATAAAGGAAGTAGAAAAGAAAGCCTATGAATTAGATAAAAGAGTTGTAAATGTAGGCTATTGTACATACAAAGATTATGAGAATGAGAAGATGCTGTATAATACTAATAAACTAAATAAAAAGGAAAAATCAAATATTGCTGTGGCATACTTGTCGGCTGTTGTCCAGGAAAAAGAAGAAATTCAAAGTGCTGACGCATTTAAGGTAGGTCAAAATTTTAGAGATTTTGATGCCGAGTCTCTAGCAAAAAAAGCAGTAGATAGAGCTATTTCTTACTTAGGAGCAAAGCCTGTTGAGAGTAAAAGCTATACTATATTATTAGAAAATACCGCAGCTGCAGATTTACTAGGAACTTTCGTAGGTGTCTTTTCAGCAGAAAACGTTCAAAAGGGCCGCTCTTTATTAAAAAATAAGCTTGGGGAAGCAATCGGAAGTTTGCCACTTACCATTATAGATGACCCATTTATGGTTGATGGAGTAGCAAATCGATCTTTTGATAGTGAAGGTGTTGCAAGTGAGAAGGTGTCAGTAATTGAAGAGGGAATATTACATAGTCTACTTCACAATTTAAAGACTGCTGAAAAGGAAGGAGTTCAATCTACTGGACATGGGTATAAAGCTTCATATAAAGGCACAATTACAATAGCACCTTCGAATTTTTATATACAACCAGGACTCAATACATACGAAGATTTAATGAATTCAATTAATGAAGGTCTAATTATTACAGAATTAGAGGGGCTCCACGCTGGTGCAAATCCTGTTTCAGGAGATTTCTCATTAGCAGCTAAAGGATATTACGTTAAAGATGGCAAGATAGAAAGACCGGTTAATCAAATTACAATTGCTAGTAATTTTTATGAAGTATTGCAAAATATTGAAGCTGTTGGTGATGACCTTGCATTTACATTCCCAAGTGCTGGATACATAGGTTCACCTACTTTAAAGATAAAAAATATATCTGTAGCAGGAGAGTAA
- a CDS encoding DUF1657 domain-containing protein, with protein MTTLNKLEQALTSAKGLQSDLKTFSLDTEDQQAQQMFNQLSTSLENTVQLLQSRMDFVTSEEPQYLQESMGLQNQPQNNASSSLTSNKDHHSLK; from the coding sequence ATGACTACACTGAATAAATTAGAACAAGCTTTAACTTCCGCTAAAGGTCTTCAATCTGATCTTAAAACATTTTCATTAGATACAGAAGATCAACAAGCTCAGCAAATGTTTAACCAATTATCAACAAGCTTAGAAAATACAGTTCAATTGTTACAATCTCGTATGGATTTTGTAACAAGCGAAGAACCTCAATATTTACAAGAATCTATGGGACTACAAAACCAACCTCAAAATAATGCTAGTTCCAGTTTAACTAGTAATAAGGATCACCACAGCCTAAAATAA